The Aeromicrobium sp. Leaf245 genome includes a region encoding these proteins:
- the rho gene encoding transcription termination factor Rho produces MTDSPNDQAAPDTSGAAAEPTTKPARRAGGALGGKVLAELREIASGLGIADAAKLRKGELIDAIKQARGETATSAVQAAPVEAPAVEAKDERGPRTRAGARREPATEQTPTEEQDRRGQDDAPQGGAPHEQGAPQDQDGRKRDGQRAQGAPKKQDAPKNQDGQKNDGQKNQDGPKQGGRGQGQDDAQRSGGPKNQGAKNQNDKNQNDKNQNDKNQSDKGQNDRGQNDKNQNDRGQNDVDDENGGRRRNRRGRNRGGRGADGEPTYADDDVLVPAAGILDILDNYAFVRTTGYLPSENDVYVSLSMVRKWGLRKGDAVTGQVRQPREGERKEKFNPMVRVDTVNGMPLEDARGRVEFAGLTPVHPDERLRLETDPTLVTTRLVDLFAPIGKGQRSLVVAPPRAGRTTLVRAAAEAVTTNNPECHLMVVLVDERPEEVTQLQRAVKGEVIASTFDRPATDHTIVAELAVERAKRLVELGHDVVVLLDSITRLGRAYHQATPASGRVTAGVDASALHPVKALFGAARNAEDGGSLTIVATALVETGSAVDETVLEELDGAANSTLRLVVDDRGTVFPAVDVIASRTHHEELLLDPQELEIVAGLRRALAGREPREALDAVAERLGATGSNGELLLQLSRTPLA; encoded by the coding sequence TCTCGGCATCGCCGACGCCGCCAAGCTGCGCAAGGGCGAGCTGATCGACGCCATCAAGCAGGCCCGTGGCGAGACGGCCACCAGCGCGGTCCAGGCCGCACCGGTCGAGGCTCCCGCAGTCGAGGCGAAGGACGAGCGCGGACCGCGGACCCGGGCCGGTGCGCGCCGTGAGCCCGCGACGGAGCAGACGCCGACCGAGGAGCAGGACCGCCGTGGCCAGGACGACGCCCCTCAGGGCGGTGCCCCCCACGAACAGGGCGCTCCCCAGGACCAGGACGGCAGGAAGCGTGACGGCCAGCGGGCCCAGGGCGCCCCGAAGAAGCAGGACGCCCCGAAGAACCAGGACGGGCAGAAGAACGACGGCCAGAAGAACCAGGACGGCCCGAAGCAGGGCGGCCGCGGGCAGGGCCAGGACGATGCCCAGCGCTCCGGCGGACCGAAGAACCAGGGCGCGAAGAACCAGAACGACAAGAACCAGAACGACAAGAACCAGAACGACAAGAACCAGAGCGACAAGGGCCAGAACGACCGGGGCCAGAACGACAAGAACCAGAACGACCGGGGCCAGAACGACGTCGACGACGAGAACGGTGGTCGCCGCCGCAACCGACGCGGCCGCAACCGTGGCGGCCGAGGCGCCGACGGCGAGCCCACCTACGCCGACGACGACGTGCTGGTCCCCGCGGCCGGCATCCTCGACATCCTCGACAACTACGCCTTCGTGCGCACCACGGGCTACCTGCCCAGCGAGAACGACGTGTACGTGTCCCTGTCGATGGTGCGCAAGTGGGGTCTTCGCAAGGGCGACGCCGTCACCGGTCAGGTGCGCCAGCCCCGTGAGGGGGAGCGCAAGGAGAAGTTCAACCCCATGGTGCGGGTCGACACGGTCAACGGGATGCCCCTGGAGGACGCTCGTGGCCGGGTCGAGTTCGCCGGTCTGACCCCGGTGCACCCCGACGAACGTCTGCGCCTGGAGACCGACCCGACGCTGGTCACGACGCGGCTGGTCGACCTCTTCGCGCCGATCGGCAAGGGTCAGCGCAGCCTCGTCGTCGCGCCGCCGCGGGCCGGCCGCACCACCCTCGTGCGCGCGGCCGCCGAGGCCGTCACGACGAACAACCCCGAGTGCCACCTCATGGTGGTGCTCGTCGACGAGCGGCCCGAGGAGGTCACGCAGCTGCAGCGTGCGGTGAAGGGCGAGGTCATCGCCTCCACCTTCGACCGGCCGGCCACCGACCACACGATCGTCGCCGAGCTCGCCGTCGAGCGGGCCAAGCGTCTGGTCGAGCTCGGTCACGACGTCGTGGTGCTGCTGGACTCCATCACGCGGCTCGGTCGCGCCTACCACCAGGCGACGCCGGCTTCCGGACGGGTGACCGCGGGCGTCGACGCGTCGGCCCTGCACCCGGTCAAGGCGCTCTTCGGGGCCGCCCGCAACGCCGAGGACGGTGGATCGCTCACCATCGTCGCCACCGCCCTCGTCGAGACCGGCTCGGCCGTGGACGAGACGGTGCTCGAGGAGCTCGACGGTGCGGCCAACAGCACGCTGCGGCTCGTCGTCGACGACCGCGGGACGGTCTTCCCGGCCGTCGACGTCATCGCCTCGCGGACCCACCACGAGGAGCTGCTCCTCGACCCGCAGGAGCTCGAGATCGTCGCCGGGCTGCGTCGCGCCCTGGCCGGTCGCGAGCCGCGCGAGGCCCTCGACGCCGTGGCCGAGCGGCTCGGTGCGACCGGGAGCAACGGGGAGCTGCTGCTCCAGCTCTCGCGCACGCCGCTGGCTTGA
- the rpmE gene encoding 50S ribosomal protein L31 has product MKRDIHPTYVETQVTCTCGNSFTTRSTATEGSLRADVCSACHPFYTGKQKILDTGGRVARFEKRYGKK; this is encoded by the coding sequence ATGAAGCGCGACATCCACCCCACGTACGTCGAGACTCAGGTCACCTGCACCTGCGGCAACTCGTTCACCACCCGCAGCACCGCCACCGAGGGATCCCTCCGTGCCGACGTGTGCTCGGCCTGCCACCCGTTCTACACGGGCAAGCAGAAGATCCTCGACACCGGCGGCCGCGTGGCCCGGTTCGAGAAGCGCTACGGCAAGAAGTAG
- a CDS encoding glutathione peroxidase codes for MTTAYDFTANAIDGTPRELADYRGKVLLVVNTATQCGFTPQLAGLEELYASYADRGLVVLGFPCDQFGGQNPDSDDDTAAFCERNYGVSFPMFSQVEVNGDDAHPLYQWLRSEKSGFAGNKIKWNFTKFLIDTEGNVVKRYGSTTKPEKIASDIEALLAS; via the coding sequence GTGACCACTGCATACGACTTCACCGCGAACGCGATCGACGGAACCCCGCGCGAGCTCGCCGACTACCGGGGCAAGGTGCTGCTCGTCGTGAACACGGCGACCCAGTGCGGCTTCACACCACAGCTGGCCGGCCTGGAGGAGCTCTACGCGAGCTACGCCGACCGCGGCCTCGTGGTGCTGGGCTTCCCGTGCGACCAGTTCGGCGGGCAGAACCCCGACTCCGACGACGACACCGCCGCCTTCTGCGAGCGGAACTACGGGGTCAGCTTCCCGATGTTCTCGCAGGTCGAGGTCAACGGCGACGACGCGCACCCGCTCTACCAGTGGCTGCGCAGCGAGAAGAGCGGGTTCGCCGGGAACAAGATCAAGTGGAACTTCACCAAGTTCCTCATCGACACCGAGGGCAACGTGGTCAAGCGGTACGGCTCGACCACCAAGCCCGAGAAGATCGCCTCCGACATCGAGGCCCTGCTCGCCTCCTGA
- the prfA gene encoding peptide chain release factor 1 encodes MFEAVEGLVAEHAELERQMADPALHADAGRAKRVGRRYAELGAVVGTYREWQQAVEDLQAARELELDDEAAELEATRAALAERLQRLLVPRDPADGKDVILEVKGGEGGEESALFAADLLRMYTRFAERKGWRVEIIDATESALGGYKSVTASVAAKGTPEPGQAPYALLKFEGGVHRVQRVPVTESQGRIHTSAAGVLVLPEAEDVDVEIHDADLRIDVFRSSGPGGQSVNTTDSAVRITHLPSGLVVSCQNEKSQLQNKEQALRILRARLLEAAQAAADAEASDARRSQIRTMDRSERVRTYTFPENRISDHRTGYKAYNLDAVMDGALDDVIGSLVDSDLAERLESVDGTRA; translated from the coding sequence ATGTTCGAGGCTGTCGAGGGCCTGGTCGCCGAGCACGCCGAGCTCGAGCGGCAGATGGCCGATCCCGCCCTGCACGCCGATGCCGGCCGTGCCAAGCGCGTCGGCCGGCGGTATGCCGAGCTCGGCGCCGTGGTGGGCACCTACCGCGAGTGGCAGCAGGCGGTCGAGGACCTGCAGGCCGCGCGTGAGCTCGAGCTCGACGACGAGGCGGCCGAGCTCGAGGCGACGCGTGCAGCCCTCGCCGAGCGGCTCCAGCGCCTGCTCGTCCCGCGGGATCCCGCCGACGGCAAGGACGTGATCCTGGAGGTCAAGGGCGGGGAGGGTGGCGAGGAGTCGGCACTCTTCGCCGCCGACCTGCTGCGCATGTACACCAGGTTCGCCGAGCGCAAGGGCTGGCGGGTCGAGATCATCGACGCCACGGAGTCCGCTCTCGGTGGCTACAAGTCGGTCACCGCCTCGGTCGCGGCGAAGGGCACGCCGGAGCCCGGTCAGGCACCGTACGCGCTGCTCAAGTTCGAGGGCGGGGTGCACCGCGTGCAGCGCGTCCCCGTCACCGAGTCGCAGGGACGGATCCACACGTCGGCGGCCGGCGTCCTGGTGCTGCCCGAGGCCGAGGACGTCGACGTCGAGATCCACGACGCCGACCTGCGCATCGACGTCTTCCGGTCCTCCGGCCCGGGTGGTCAGAGCGTGAACACGACCGACTCGGCGGTGCGCATCACCCACCTGCCGTCGGGCCTCGTGGTGAGCTGCCAGAACGAGAAGAGCCAGCTGCAGAACAAGGAGCAGGCCCTGCGGATCCTCCGGGCGCGGCTGCTCGAGGCGGCCCAGGCCGCAGCGGACGCCGAGGCCTCGGACGCCCGCAGGTCCCAGATCCGCACCATGGACCGCTCGGAGCGGGTGCGCACCTACACCTTCCCCGAGAACCGGATCTCCGACCATCGCACCGGGTACAAGGCCTACAACCTCGATGCCGTGATGGACGGCGCGCTCGACGACGTGATCGGCTCCCTCGTGGACTCCGACCTCGCCGAACGACTCGAGTCGGTCGACGGGACGAGAGCGTGA
- a CDS encoding EAL domain-containing protein has product MSVAPWVVSTPQRIDADVAFSPILDLARGVVAGYQTVASPVGARRSQDVVDDPCSIMTAALAAAATLPPDTFLTVPLGLGDGGPGDLDDPALMSVLTSRGDLSGVVLDLRAVPEDVGAAPTARLEGLREAGASVALGGEQAAQPTLRSVIRLRPSIVRLGRAWVEGIEHSAEKRDAIEVTGTMAAQLDAWLLAEGVSTAAELRTLSELGVPLAQGPLVGPARRVWQSAAPQAHRALPRDRAPAGDGVLRDLVRRAYTTDDVGSARSVLAETVGFEVVVAVDEHRRPHAVLIKDDHGRWQSSDVLAVHVDTPLGDAVARAMARPRSTRFGPLACTDSAGGFLGVLHLEDLMTHLAGRA; this is encoded by the coding sequence ATGTCCGTCGCACCCTGGGTCGTCTCGACGCCCCAGCGGATCGATGCCGACGTCGCCTTCAGTCCGATCCTCGACCTCGCGCGCGGCGTGGTGGCCGGCTACCAGACGGTGGCCTCCCCGGTGGGCGCACGCCGGTCGCAGGACGTCGTCGACGACCCGTGCTCGATCATGACCGCCGCTCTCGCGGCCGCGGCGACGTTGCCCCCCGACACGTTCCTGACCGTCCCCCTGGGGCTGGGCGACGGGGGCCCCGGCGACCTCGACGACCCGGCGCTCATGTCGGTCCTGACGTCACGCGGCGACCTGTCCGGCGTGGTGCTGGACCTGCGCGCCGTCCCCGAGGACGTGGGCGCCGCACCGACAGCCCGCCTCGAGGGTCTGCGCGAGGCGGGCGCCAGCGTGGCGCTCGGGGGCGAGCAGGCGGCCCAGCCCACGCTGCGCAGCGTCATCCGCTTGCGTCCCTCGATCGTCCGGCTCGGCCGCGCCTGGGTCGAGGGGATCGAGCACAGCGCGGAGAAGCGGGACGCCATCGAGGTGACGGGCACCATGGCCGCCCAGCTGGACGCCTGGCTGCTCGCCGAGGGGGTCAGCACGGCCGCGGAGCTCCGCACCCTCTCCGAGCTCGGCGTCCCGCTGGCTCAGGGACCGCTCGTCGGCCCGGCCCGACGGGTGTGGCAGAGCGCCGCGCCCCAGGCTCATCGAGCCCTGCCCCGGGACCGGGCACCGGCCGGGGACGGCGTCCTTCGCGACCTGGTCCGCCGTGCCTACACGACCGACGACGTCGGCTCGGCCCGATCGGTGCTGGCGGAGACGGTCGGCTTCGAGGTCGTCGTCGCCGTCGACGAGCACCGGCGTCCGCACGCGGTCCTGATCAAGGACGACCACGGGCGGTGGCAGTCCAGCGACGTGCTGGCCGTGCACGTGGACACCCCGCTCGGCGACGCCGTCGCCCGGGCGATGGCACGCCCGCGCAGCACCCGGTTCGGGCCGCTGGCGTGCACCGACTCCGCGGGCGGGTTCCTCGGCGTCCTCCACCTGGAGGACCTCATGACCCACCTGGCCGGCCGGGCCTGA
- a CDS encoding DUF1059 domain-containing protein: MKSFACGDVVPGCTARWEEPSDEAVLARVADHAAAVHGLVEVPAELVAAVRASIRTTPAPV; this comes from the coding sequence ATGAAGTCGTTCGCCTGTGGGGACGTCGTCCCCGGGTGCACCGCCCGGTGGGAGGAGCCGTCCGACGAGGCCGTCCTCGCGCGCGTGGCCGACCACGCTGCGGCGGTCCACGGCCTGGTGGAGGTCCCGGCCGAGCTGGTCGCGGCGGTCCGGGCCTCGATCCGCACCACACCCGCACCCGTCTGA
- the prmC gene encoding peptide chain release factor N(5)-glutamine methyltransferase gives MSRVRSQAERLLDEATDTLTAGGVASPRVDAEILLAHVTGTPRGLLLTARPQGPQAQVYRDMVQARARRVPLQHLTGSAGFRYVDLEVGPGVFVPRPETELLAGWAVEQAAAVVAAREEPPVVVDLCTGSGAIALSIVHEVPRARVHAVELDEAAYGWAERNLGDTGIDLRLGDAFEAFADLDGTVDVVVCNPPYIPLEAWESVAPEARDHDPSLALWSGDDGLDAMRALEQAAWRLLRPGGSVGAEHADAQGESAPGVFAGRWSDVRDHVDLADRPRFLTARRP, from the coding sequence GTGAGCCGAGTGCGCAGCCAGGCCGAGCGGCTCCTGGACGAGGCCACGGACACGCTGACGGCCGGAGGCGTCGCGTCGCCGCGGGTCGACGCCGAGATCCTGCTCGCCCACGTGACCGGGACGCCACGCGGCCTGCTCCTGACCGCACGGCCGCAGGGTCCCCAGGCGCAGGTGTACCGCGACATGGTCCAGGCGCGGGCCCGGCGGGTCCCGCTGCAGCACCTCACCGGCTCGGCCGGGTTCCGCTACGTCGACCTCGAGGTCGGCCCGGGGGTCTTCGTCCCCCGTCCCGAGACCGAGCTGCTCGCGGGGTGGGCCGTCGAGCAGGCGGCCGCCGTCGTCGCCGCACGCGAGGAGCCGCCGGTGGTCGTGGACCTCTGCACCGGCTCGGGCGCCATCGCGTTGTCGATCGTGCACGAGGTGCCGCGGGCCCGGGTGCACGCCGTCGAGCTCGACGAGGCCGCCTACGGCTGGGCCGAGCGCAACCTGGGCGACACCGGCATCGACCTTCGACTCGGGGACGCCTTCGAGGCGTTCGCGGACCTCGACGGCACCGTCGACGTGGTCGTCTGCAACCCGCCGTACATCCCGCTCGAGGCCTGGGAGAGCGTCGCCCCCGAGGCGCGCGACCACGACCCGTCGCTCGCGCTGTGGTCGGGCGACGACGGTCTCGACGCCATGCGTGCGCTCGAGCAGGCCGCGTGGCGGCTGCTGCGCCCGGGTGGCTCGGTCGGGGCCGAGCACGCCGACGCGCAGGGCGAGTCCGCCCCCGGTGTGTTCGCCGGACGTTGGTCCGACGTGCGTGACCACGTGGACCTCGCGGACCGGCCCCGCTTCCTCACCGCCCGTCGCCCCTGA
- a CDS encoding ABC transporter permease, which translates to MSADTSVPPGAASGRLARTATGLRASGNAGLETFGEMILLGLGSLRFAVVDILRGRFAWREYVEQAWFMTRVALLPTILVAIPFGVIVAVQVGAVASQIGAVSFSGAVNGIGVLRQGAPLVTSLLMAGAVGSAICAQIGSQTVREEIDAMRVMGLNPTQRIVAPRMVAAVTVGLLLNVVVAATAMTTGYALNVGSGDVSSGTYIGSFTSFAQPSDLLLAEAKAAIFGFIATIVACHKGLSAQGGPKGVADAVNASVVISVIALAVVNVVITQGYVMLVPQRMA; encoded by the coding sequence ATGAGCGCGGACACGTCGGTGCCCCCAGGCGCGGCCTCCGGACGCCTGGCGCGCACCGCCACGGGCCTGCGTGCCTCCGGCAACGCCGGCCTCGAGACCTTCGGCGAGATGATCCTCCTCGGCCTCGGGTCCCTGCGCTTCGCCGTCGTCGACATCCTGCGCGGCCGGTTCGCCTGGCGCGAGTACGTCGAGCAGGCCTGGTTCATGACGCGCGTGGCCCTGCTGCCGACGATCCTCGTCGCGATCCCGTTCGGCGTGATCGTGGCGGTGCAGGTCGGTGCGGTCGCGTCGCAGATCGGTGCGGTCTCGTTCTCCGGGGCGGTCAACGGCATCGGCGTGCTCCGCCAGGGCGCGCCGCTCGTCACCTCGCTCCTCATGGCCGGAGCCGTCGGCTCGGCCATCTGTGCCCAGATCGGCTCGCAGACCGTGCGCGAGGAGATCGACGCCATGCGGGTCATGGGACTCAACCCGACGCAGCGCATCGTGGCACCGCGCATGGTCGCAGCGGTCACGGTCGGCCTGCTCCTCAACGTGGTGGTGGCCGCCACCGCCATGACCACCGGCTACGCGCTCAACGTCGGGTCCGGCGACGTCAGCTCGGGCACCTACATCGGGTCCTTCACGAGCTTCGCCCAGCCCTCCGACCTGCTGCTCGCCGAGGCCAAGGCCGCGATCTTCGGCTTCATCGCCACGATCGTGGCGTGCCACAAGGGTCTGTCGGCGCAGGGCGGCCCCAAGGGCGTCGCCGACGCCGTCAACGCCAGCGTGGTGATCAGCGTCATCGCCCTGGCCGTCGTCAACGTCGTGATCACCCAGGGCTACGTCATGCTCGTGCCGCAGAGGATGGCATGA